The following DNA comes from Dermacentor andersoni chromosome 2, qqDerAnde1_hic_scaffold, whole genome shotgun sequence.
ctgctgaccggttcaCGCTTCCGTCCACATTAAACGCAAGCGCTTCTgaaaggtgtacgttacctacggttctcactgggtgTATCCCTTCGCTTTCCTGTAGGAGGTGCTGAGTGGCCTCCGCATTTTTGCTGCAGCCTACACGTGCCTCATctagttccgaatatttgctgcggtatggttttgtccttgggcaaccggctcgagcctcaaatagcaaggcactgccctttgtgttatcgtacagatttgcccttctgatttctttcttctcaATCTTGTAAATTTaaatggtcctttttgtttcCGTGTTCTTGCATCCAACTAACTGTCTccatttttctcattttctttctgatgactcctcgttgtctatttacaGCTTCAGTTACCCTACTACtaggttgccaactttcttgacctcttcctctgtTCTGTGTCCGCGCAtttcaagtacagatacttgtgcacttaaGCTGCCCATTTATgttcatccatgttcctgagtcattattcaaaaataattttgctctgcgcttctctgacttcaaaaaggacccaacccatgtcaccctgcactgcctcatttctGGTTTTACCGCGGGCTTCCAAAGCCAACGGCCTAACGATATTTCGTTAACAGATTTTAAGACATTCGGTTTGAAGCCTAGAATGGCAAACGTTAATGCTGGCACCATATTTCCTTGCCGAATTTCACGCACCACCTTGCACTTACTCTCTGGACATGCTGCGCTAGCTGGTGGCACCGCCACGAAGCCTGCATATGGTGCGTGTGTGAATGTATATCCAGAGAAGATTGTCGAATATATATGGCGCAGGTTCGGTTCCGCCCAACAGCCAAGAAGCCTTCTCTTAATATTTcgctcccttttttttctttctccagcgcagggtagccaacagtgctcagtcctggttaacctccctgcctttcatttatcctttccctccatctctctttctctcatacGCTTCTGTTTGTGCATGTCGCGTCGAAAAATAAAATGTTAACATATCTCTTGAATGGCCAcgtaaataagaaagaaaaactttGCTCGTGTTAGCGTATTTGCTACAAGGAAAATATATAGAATTAAACATTTGTTGGAGTTTAAGAACTAATGATTTGCGTTACTTCTGACTCAGTCCTTTACAGGAGTCGGGATAGTTTCGCTCCGATAGCGTATATGAGGTTATCCGATTACAATTTATTCTAGTTATATAGTTCGGTGAAGCAGGAAAATGATCTTTCACTCGTTAACGACTGACTACGAATACAACTGAACGTAGCCATTCTATTGTTATCATCGACGTGCTTTCTAAAGCCCTATTGCGCCTCAAATTCTCGCTTTACCAGGAGGGCACGAATGCTTCGAAATAATATTTTTTAAATGAAAATGTCCCTTTCGCTTTGTGGCTGTGACTTAAGATCTAGAAATTCAGCGGCACACATACGCAGTTAATTAGAATGCACATACGCGCGCCCGCCAACTACTGTTAACATTGCGCCAAGCTCCTTAACGCCGCTATACATTAGTTATCAATTGGAACGCGTCGAGGCTAAACGCTCGTAGTCCCGGCGGTAAGGACGACGAAGAATGACAATTTTCATtgtgtcattgtagagcggcacgcACCCAGCGTCGCAcaccgagtgacccaagttgagaAGAGCGGGATTCATTCAGTTAGGCACGAACCCAGTTGGACACTGTTGCCAGTTACCAGGCTGGCATCTAGGGTGTTCATTGAACAGGGGCAcatacatacccagtggcccgtAGCCAGTTTTACAAGCTCAATGACCCTAGTTGCTTTGTCGGTTGGCTTCAAATTTTGTTCCTTCAGCGCAGCAGCACAATTAGCTATTTgattagttaattagttagttagttagacagacagacagacagacagacagacagacagacagacagacagacagacagacagacagacagacagacagacagacagatagatagatagatagatagatagatagatagatagatagatagatagatagatagatagatagatagatagatagatagatagatagatagacagatagtcaGCCCCCGGGAACGGCATGAGGTAccgtaagaatgctaatcgcattaaatacAGTCAGTCCGCATTAACACAAAGTTCTGTGCATGTGTCCAGCAACACAAATAAGCCAAACGTGTACACAGTCGCATATGTCGCGACAGGAAATCCGCATTGTCTGTACCCTCTTGCCTATCGCAGGAACTGGCGTCCTTGGGCGTCTCCGTTCAGCAGAGCCGCTACGAACAGGACGGCGAGGTGGCGCGTCGCGTGGCCAGCGTGGCGCAAAAGTCTCGCCAGTACGTGTCGCTCAAGGGCCAGCAGCAGTACGAGCTGTTCCAGCAGCGTGCCTCGCAGATAGCCGCCCAGCTGCAGCAGGCGCTCGACCTTCTGTCAAAGATAAAGGACGGCCTCCTAGACGGAAacaaaagcttcaaggacatcGTCGACGAACTCCACTCGGACGCCGGTTGGCTCACGGCATTATTCAACGACCCACATCCGGAGACAATCAAGGTACTCTACAGGAAGACAATTTTGATTCAATCATTTCACAAGGACCGGCATCTGCCAGTCGTGGGAGCGAGGATATAATGTTAGCCAAGAAAGACGACGAAGGACAAACAGTTGTTACGAAGAGAACCTTAGGAAACTCCGCCCTTGATCCCGTGATGATAAGAAAACTGACTGGTGGAGCGGACCCTAAGAACAAGCTTTCGCCATTCATGACAGTGAATGATATTGTAGCGAAGACAGCCTGTACTTATGAACGAAACGCTTTAGGAGCTATAAAGCTTTCCATTAGAAAGAACATTGCGTCATTGGTGTGCCGCTATTGGTGGTTACTCGCCGTCATCATTGGTTGGTTCATGCTTTTACGAACTTTTAGAGAGTATACAAACAGCATTGTGAGTACAGGCCGTATATTTGTGGGCCCGCAATGACAAAAAATTTTCTTACGCTAGAACGTACAAGGCTACATACCAACCGATCGTCATGTCAGCCAACAGAacttgcgaacgaaaagctttgtaaattcatgattttgggaagttaccgcaaggaacacacgagacttgaagaaagggacaacaagAAGCGGTCGCCATGTTGTCCATTTCTTCAAGTCTCAGGTGTTCCCTGCgctaacttcccaaaatcatgaatcgTCAACTGGCGTACACCCACTCTCTACTTTTTGAATTCTGTCGCTATTCTACGAGGGAGATCTCTGCATGAATTAGTGAAGTGTTTTGGTCGTACGAACAACTTATGATTGGTTGGACGCCCTGACTAATATGTCAGCCAGTCAAAAAAATTGTTAGTTTTACCCgaaggcgaagcactgaaagTTATAGCATGGTTTAGAGTTGCACTGAAGGCGTCTCAGGAGGCTGGCGGGATGAGCATGTCAGTAGAGTTGCAGCAGATGGGATTAACGGAAAAGACGCAGACGCTGCTCCACGCCGTCGGCGCTTTGAGCGTTCCAGTTTGACTTGGCTTAGCTTGAAGGTCGAATTTACGGAACCAGTTTTTTAAGTTTGTACCTGGAGTAGGAAGGCTATCGCTCTAATAGTCTGGCCTTCAGTAATCTTactgtactcgcggacaactttctgtggatacgaagggaaagctatggaggcAAAGCGCGTGCAAGCTTCTGAAAAGAGCACCGTGTTCTAGTACACGTTACTTTAGGCTGGGTAAGACAAAACATAAACgtcttattagcaacagttaataTAGAAGACACCACTTattgtaaaggtttacttatttcgCGCCTTTGCCCTTCCGCGTCTGGAGGAACACGAAACCGTTGCACGTAGAaactgcgtcgattcagcgtctgctcCGAGCAACCGAAAGCACCGTCAAACGCTGACGGACTAATTGGCGCGGTAACACACGTGCAGCAGCGACGctcccgtagctttcccttcataactacagaaagttgtccacgagtacAACCGTGATAACGTACGAAATGCTTTATGAATAGGGGTGCTTCACTTCTACACGTGACCAACCGTGACGCTGCACTTGCTTGTTGACTCGAACGCCGCGTCTTCTCCCGTTCTTCCATCGCAGACCTTGCCCGGCAAAGTCTTGCTAGTGTCCCAAAACGCCGTGCATCAAGCCGTCACCGCTGTCACCGAACACTCAAAGTTGGCCCGCGGTGTCCAGGAAACGTACGCCAAGATCTCACCCGAACTGAACAAACGACTCGCCCCCATCGGTCACCTCGCCACCGAATCTGTCGCTAAGGTGTACACTCAACTTGACCGCATCACGGACAGCTTGCGCCAGACCATCCAAGCCCTGCTCGGCCGCCTTGTAAGTGAACGCAGAGAAAACCAGGGGGTGTTGTCATATGGAGGCTGGAAGCAAAACCTTTGAAAGTTGTGTCGCGCTTTCTTACGTTATGACGTATTTGTACAGTCACAGTATGACTTTGTGAGGCAAGCCACATCAAAGGGAGgagagaaacgaaagaaagaagaaaggcagggagcctAACCAGAAGTGAAAATGATGTAAAATCCGGTTCGCTACCTACACTGGGGCACGGAGATCGCGCAATGTAGTTTTTATCACGTAGCACTGACCCCTTTCTTCGCTCCTCTGTAAACCTCAAGATCGACCGCCAACAAGGCCCGCTCCTATACATAGCATACACGTGACATCACATCcactgctgtcgtctgcttccgataccttccgccatcttggggaaccttaACATGCGCGCGCctaggcctataggttccccaacatggcgccgccgtaaaccggaagtcgcggagtatccttgaatgacgtacgtgcatactatgtatagcgCGCTTGCGCCTCAGGTTAGCCTGCATGCTCCAAccacgttaaaaaaaagaagaaaaaagacataATTTAAGTGCCCGCACTCTAGCACAGCGGGTCGTTATGTTGAGCATTGAGTGTCCGCAACATGACCAAAAGCAAGAGACCTTTCGCAGTCAGTCTGAACACTTTAGATCGATGCACACTCTACGTGCAAGAAATTCTTGGACCCTAGCTCAATTTTCTACGTTTAGAAACAATTCAATTTTAAATTTCGATGACTAATTTCTGAAATAACTACGCGTTGGATATTGCCTATTCTGTGACGTCACGAGTAACTATCTAGTGCGGTCACTTCAACGTGGGGACGTCACCCTACTCTAATATTTTACGTCGTTTTCTGGCTACATTTTCGCTGTCGCCAAAACGTCTCCTATTTGCTATTATAAAGCGTAATATACGATCTTGGTTGACATCATAATGCTCGTTGGAGCTTCTTTATCGCATGACAACGAACAAGCACTGGGGAAGTCACGCTACTTAACGCCCCATATGTTGACGCCGGTGAGCGGTGAGCCGAGAGGTACGAAAGTGTGAACGAAAATTTAATGTGGCAAAACTTCTTTGACCACCTGcagtaacgtaaaaaaaaaacttttcattGAGAACTCGCGTCGAAGTTAAACATTATCATTCTTCTTGTTTTacttctttccgtttttttttcagcctgcCCTGCCTTTTGTCGAAAAGCCTGCTCAAGAAGATAGGAACACGGAAGGGGATGACGGCGACAGCTCGACGGATTCGGAGGATTAGTGGATCTAGTCTTGCTTTTTTGTATGAGTGCTTGTATGAAAGCAAACATGTATGTCCGTGTGCACGTCACTATTGAACTTTGCTGATATTTCTGCCGGATCTGTAAGCCCCGATGGAGATGTACCACCAACAATTTAATGCCACTGGTGGTGATGTTTGTATTGCGCATGAAAAGAAAAGACACCTTATCTTAGCGCAGGTGCAATGGTAAAAACGAGTAAATGAATAATAAAACGACTGTACTACAGAAATTGAacgttttgttagtgtttgtctTCCAagatatatataaacgagaagaaagggggttaaccgaggggcccgatatttattagtgacatcataagaagccaacaaacactgacaccaaggacaacataggggaaattacttgtgcttaataaatgaaataaagaaacgataaattaatggaaattaaagctgCTGAAacaacaatttgccgcaggtgggaaccgaacacccacaaccttcgcattacgcgtgtatatatatatatatatatatatatatatatatatatatatatatatatatatatatatatatatatatatatatatatatatatatatatatatatatatagttctatCGATGTGTTACTGTGCGTTATTCTGGCGGCGCCCTTACCTGCGTTTCATGAAGTCACACTTTCTTCTGTAAATAGGTTATACGTAAGTGGATTGAATAGCTAGGGAGATCTAATTTCCGAGAGCGACACCGCGGGTATACGGGAATCATGTTTAAAGAAAACGGAATtcgaattaatttcgaccatccAAGATTCTTTACCGTGGACGCGAAGCCGTAGCGTCCGGGCGTTTTCGTACTCCGCACCCGTCGGAACGCGAAAGCTGTGTGGAAACTTGAGCCCGTGATCTCGTTCTCCGCGTTAGAAAGCTATATCCACTGGGTCACCGCGTAAATGTGTCCTCGAATGTTTGCCACAGTACCGCATGCCACACTGTAGTCGTAGTGTCAGAAGCTAAACAAAAACATAAAACTCACTACGGGGACAAATCCACAAGCATGCATGACACATTTCTCCTCAAGGGGTACCCTGCAAAATGCTTGGGACAAGAACGTTTCAACAGTTTCATCGGGGGAGGGTTTCTTAAGTGAAAGGGCCAGAAGGTAACTATCCAAGAGCTCGGCCAATCAGCCTTGTATTGTATGCTCCTGAGCTACAGGAACACAAAGAAAGCACATAACTCGAGCGTAAGCAGGGTAAACATTTGATCCTTTCATGGGCTGCGTACACATTATTTTGAAAGACTGCAGTATGCACGTCTCTTAGCCCATAAATGCTCCATGGAGAGCAGTCATATACGACGAGATCCTTGTCGGATTGCGCCCATATTTCGCAGCCTCGTCGACCAACAGGTGCGCTGGCGTTGAAGAAGAAACTAAGCACGTCATTGTGCTGAGGAGGTATCGGATCTGAAATTGAGTACATTGTGGGGTTTTAAagtggcaaaaccacgatataattgtgagtgggggactccggaataagtttgaccacctggggttctttaacgtgcacccactgttcgctttttcatttcgcccgcatcgaaatgctgtcgtcgcagccgggatttgatcccgcaccctCGTACTTAGCTGCGCGAatccatagccactaagccaccacggcgagtaGGTATCAACTCCCGAACCTTTTCATGTCGAGACAGACGGTCAACCGATTAGGCCACAAAGGTGCCGGTTATATGCGTAATACGGCACGCGCTTCACGGAGCTGGTATACTGTATGATCGCGCGTGCTTGATTCCCGGCGTTGATGACTCCGGCTCACGACCACAACGGCACTTGGACGGTGCGCGATATGCGAACGCATAgacgtgacgtcatgctactgtgCCGGAGTCCCACCTATTTTGACAGCTACGACGTGCAGAAacaagacagcagcagcgaggCTCGTCGTTTTGATACTTCCATGACCTCAAGCTTTTCATCACAAAAACTGCCTCATTAGTGTCGCATCACGGCGGCTCCGATCTTCTGGACCTCTTGTTATTCTGGGAGGCTTCCAAACTTTGTAAAAGGTGCATTTGTTTGTAAGCTGcgccaaaataaagaaaagaaaaagagaatgccTGCGACAGAGCACAGTTCTAAGCCTTCATCTAAATTGCTAGATGAGGTGGCCAtcacttctacgagaaatcaaaatgcttaagaaaataattaacataattccgctaattaatttttaattaattAGTTCACGGCCAATAATTAAAGTTACGAATTATAGCCCGTGCGTTCGCTAGGGGTATCCactcggaacgaattctcaggacggcaCCAGTTTCTTGGTAATCGTTTTGAAAGTGTCTGACGGAATGcaatggcgttccagttacgttcttgaagaaaatgctgttttaggcgttgaagcacaaaattaactggaacaccaatgcattttgtcggacacattgaaaataaTTATCCCGAGGGGGGCCGAGCCGACAAGATGGGCCTCACATGGACTCCGAAAAATTTCTTTGATTGTGGCGGAAAAAGGCAGTTCTCGACTTTAGAACTACCACACCTAACACCGGAAGGTCGCGGACTACGCTGACAATCCAGGGGTAGATTAAGGCTTACGAACTCCGTAGTAAAGCCAGCAGACACCCAGACCCCGACGAACGATCCAAGAACATCGGAGACTCGCCGATTTCAACGGCGAGGAAAACCGCAAGCGCTTGAATACTACACCGACCAATGACACCTAGGCAACCGCAGCTACCGCAGGATGACTACATGATTGCGATCCGCCCGAGAGGCGGGCTCGACATGGCGCAACAACGCATTGCGTACATAAAGGATGGCGTTCTGCTAGCAGCCGCACTGGCACCAGAAAATTGCGGAGAAGATGCACTTTGAATCAATCCAAGCCAAAACCCCATGCTCATGAGCGCACCGAAATTGGAGAATGCGAAACGCTACAGCTAGATACGGGAAATCCAACTCGGATCGAACACCTACTGAACGATCGCTTACATTATGGCACCGGGGAGCCTAGTAAAAAAGCCTAGTAAACTGCAGAAACCCGACTATACTACCCGCGAGACGCATGGGACGCACCGATTCGGTGGTGATAGTGTTTGAAGGTACATACGTACCACACTACCTGTACTACCGCGGAGCTGAATGCCGATGCCTACTATATCGTAAACAGTACGAAACATGTGCCACCTGTGGCCATCTCGACAACCGAGCGGTTGTCTGCCCGGTACCGAACAAACCAAAAATTGTCGCGGGTGTGGAACTCTCAATCCGCTCAAAGACCATCAGTGCGAACCAAGATGCTTCATGTGTGGGAAGGGACACCTCCCGGGAGACAAAAAGTGCCGTGAGAGATTCAAGACCACGTGTATTCTAAAATATAGGCAGTggaaacgacaacaacaacggAATGAACATCAACCGCAGAAAGCTACGACAGAAAATCGCTTCAGTCGCTCCAGGGAGTGGTCGGGCAGCATCGAATCGCTCAAAGGATCGCCACACACCAACAACCACGGCAACGGAGCCGTAACAGGAGTCGCTCTAACTTCTTCCCGAAACTCCCCGGTGAAGGCAGTGGCGGCAGGTCCAACTTCAAATCCTGGTGCAGGTCCTGGGCCAGGTTCGAATCGAGATCAAGGGGACCCCCATACACGGAACTCCGGAGGGCTCTGGCGGGGACGACCGCAATAAaacgcaggtgagctgggcatACGCGGTCTCTGGCGTTGCTTCTCCGTCTAAAATAACACCTAAAATAGAAGAGTCCGCCCTCAGAAGGAAATGATCCGAATTAGCAAATTGGGACCGGTAAAAGCGACTACCAGACCATATATAATCGACCCGTAGTTACAGAAACCAATAAAGTCACCGGGGAGAATCAAACAATTAAACATGGCGGCGCGTAATAAATACACAATCTGGCAATGGAGCTGTCGCAGGCATCGCCGGAAACGAGGGCACCTATAACCGTTCATAAGTAGCAAGGAGGCCCCAGACGTCATCGCCCTGCAAGAAACGACCGGACTGGCTAAATTATCCGGTTACAAAGCATACGGTGCTTCCGACGAGAAGGCGTCCTTTACAAATCTCGTACATAGAAACCTTACAGTCATAGAACACATTGGCCGGACGGACGTAGACCACGCCCTGATTGAAATCATTCCCAACCGCAAGGGAGAAGGAAGCCTTTTCCCCTTAAATGTATACAGTATCCCTCGACACATGCTGAGATTCGGCCCGCTATTTAGTAAATCCTTCAATTTAGCAGAAGGATATGCAATAGTAATTATAGCGGACTTTAATACACACCATGCGGCTTGGGGATACAGTATAGAGAACATCTAGGGCCGTACTCTATGGTTGGACTCTCAGCAGGAGGGTCTTACTCTCGTAACGGATCCACAGGCGCCCACTAGAATGGGTAACAGCGTGAGCAAACACCCCACATCAGAATTAACTTTTACAAAGAGCACAACCAATGCACAGTGGATAACCACACAAGAAAATATCGGTAGTGATTACTTCATTGTAGCAACAACTGTACATGCAGGCCTACCAAGAAAGACCGGCAGGAAAATAACTCTTGTCGAATGGGACTCCTTCCACAAAATCCGGGAGGAGGAGGCTGATGAAGTCATATATGGCATAGAGATTTGAACTGAAAAACTTCATCAAAGTGTGAAACGAGCCACCAAGGCTACTCCGGAAAAAGCGGGGAGAGAAAAGGCGGACAGCAAGAACTGATACATATGTGGGAGGCAAAAagctgctcaagctgagggttggttgcgtgaacgtgcacgaacgtttatacagacaaggacgtgtggcaagtccattgtgtacgtcttgtggctgctacgagacacttcagcaccttatatttgagtgtcccgctttcagtgcccAGCGCACGTCGCTAGTAAGAAACTaccatctccttggcctgcggtgtgtgacactcgaggaatgtttataccccagtgctggtgcatctaaacgtgatcaggcccatcgcaccctactaacctttctagagttaactaacttaggttcacgtttgtagcgtggacattcaacattctgtagtagcatgaccatcagtgaccggccctactgtgtgtgatctgtactgtggtctaacgcttcttccttcgaatatgggaggtggcgggttcaaacaccttgtagtgtatattgtgaaccgactaccggtgaaaccatgattgcgtgcagctgtacttggcgtctcatcgtggagcgcacaattagccgcatagcgaactagccatggatgtgat
Coding sequences within:
- the LOC126541864 gene encoding uncharacterized protein, which encodes MPETTSQPMIRSHFVSRVTSLPVVSTALDTAKQSYNHVKDSSGLLGYTLSTAEKSAAYAVGHSLPLLEKFARPINYVDSLACKGLDRIEQSYPAVKQNSPQDIIKDAATFGLQKYADARDYGVSLASHAMHAVVHPRETVAKAYQAWSEQARRQTVVALASAEDSLDKELASLGVSVQQSRYEQDGEVARRVASVAQKSRQYVSLKGQQQYELFQQRASQIAAQLQQALDLLSKIKDGLLDGNKSFKDIVDELHSDAGWLTALFNDPHPETIKTLPGKVLLVSQNAVHQAVTAVTEHSKLARGVQETYAKISPELNKRLAPIGHLATESVAKVYTQLDRITDSLRQTIQALLGRLPALPFVEKPAQEDRNTEGDDGDSSTDSED